A single Lysinibacter sp. HNR DNA region contains:
- a CDS encoding DUF3000 domain-containing protein has translation MPPEFVHAINSIRSAAYRPELLVRSIEPPARLAPHSVSLAADITPQQHGVDSPHGTGRFILLYDPEEPEEWGGAFRAICFAQAPLETEIGLDPFLAEVTWSWLIDGLNARSARYTAASGTSTKILSTGFGELASQGDGTQIELRASWSPLDHNIGPHVEGWGELLCMLAGLPPTSEGVASLQARRMTRE, from the coding sequence ATGCCGCCTGAATTCGTTCACGCAATCAACTCCATTCGTAGCGCAGCATATCGCCCAGAACTACTGGTGCGCTCAATAGAGCCGCCGGCACGGCTTGCTCCGCACTCCGTATCGCTAGCCGCCGACATTACTCCCCAACAGCACGGAGTAGACTCCCCGCACGGAACCGGTCGCTTTATACTACTCTATGACCCTGAAGAGCCCGAGGAATGGGGTGGGGCTTTTCGAGCTATCTGTTTTGCTCAGGCACCCCTTGAGACAGAGATTGGACTCGACCCTTTCTTGGCAGAGGTTACCTGGTCGTGGCTAATCGATGGACTTAATGCGCGCAGCGCACGGTACACGGCGGCTTCAGGAACATCCACTAAAATTTTATCGACGGGATTTGGAGAACTCGCTTCACAGGGTGATGGAACCCAGATTGAACTCAGAGCGTCCTGGTCCCCCCTTGACCACAATATTGGCCCTCATGTTGAGGGCTGGGGAGAGCTCTTGTGTATGCTTGCCGGTTTACCCCCCACTTCCGAAGGGGTGGCCTCTCTACAGGCTAGAAGGATGACGCGTGAGTGA
- a CDS encoding SufE family protein, with the protein MTENSLPRALQEIREDFLALEQRDRLQLLLEFSQELPELPERYAEHPDLLERVEECQAPVFIFPEVDHQGLFHLHATAPREAPTTRGFASILAQGLDGLTVEELLSVPDDFPYMLGLTEAVSPLRLRGMLGILGRIKRGVKRQTGQ; encoded by the coding sequence GTGACTGAAAACTCTTTACCTCGTGCTCTCCAGGAGATTCGAGAAGACTTCCTTGCGCTCGAGCAGCGAGACAGGCTTCAGCTCCTACTCGAATTCTCTCAAGAACTTCCCGAGCTTCCCGAGCGGTACGCGGAACATCCCGACCTTCTTGAGCGTGTAGAAGAGTGCCAGGCACCCGTCTTTATTTTTCCCGAGGTTGATCATCAGGGGCTATTTCATCTACACGCCACCGCACCCCGCGAGGCGCCTACAACCAGGGGTTTCGCCTCTATTCTTGCGCAAGGACTGGACGGCCTCACGGTAGAAGAGCTCCTCTCGGTCCCGGATGATTTTCCCTATATGCTCGGTCTCACGGAAGCCGTCTCCCCCTTACGCCTCAGGGGGATGCTGGGCATTCTGGGCCGCATTAAACGCGGCGTAAAAAGACAAACCGGCCAATAG
- the zapE gene encoding cell division protein ZapE: MDSTQTYTMIHLVDRLPTVSGTEIVQNLTPPPQFAGATFESYRPDPHYPSQAETVGRLRDFNESPVKSGRLFNRKKARATSGATGVYLDGGFGVGKTHLLAALWHQSQGRKYFGTFIEYTALVGALGYSAAVEALRGASLICIDEFELDDPGDTMIMTRLLGELTAGATRVAATSNTPPNALGEGRFAAADFLREIQALAANFETIRIDGTDYRQRDLEGHAKTTDVAEYEGILEAEQVLGKNVTSDSFSSLMSHLAKIHPSSFVRLLDGIDVIGITDVTELDDQTGALRLVAFIDRVYDAQIPIVATGVSLDQVFGGGMLSGGYRKKYLRSMSRMNALTAEI; this comes from the coding sequence ATGGACTCAACGCAAACATACACAATGATTCATCTGGTTGATCGTCTCCCCACGGTTTCGGGTACCGAGATCGTACAGAACCTCACCCCGCCCCCGCAGTTTGCGGGTGCCACTTTTGAGAGCTACCGTCCCGACCCCCACTATCCCTCGCAGGCAGAAACGGTGGGGAGGTTGCGCGACTTTAATGAATCACCGGTAAAAAGCGGCAGGCTTTTTAATCGTAAAAAGGCTCGGGCGACAAGCGGTGCCACGGGTGTGTACCTTGACGGCGGCTTTGGCGTGGGTAAAACCCATCTTTTGGCTGCGCTGTGGCATCAGTCCCAGGGACGCAAATACTTTGGTACCTTCATCGAATACACGGCGCTTGTGGGGGCGCTCGGGTACTCCGCCGCCGTGGAGGCTCTGCGGGGTGCATCCCTCATCTGTATTGATGAGTTTGAGCTTGATGATCCGGGCGACACCATGATCATGACCCGCCTTCTGGGTGAGCTCACTGCCGGGGCTACAAGAGTGGCGGCAACCTCAAATACCCCGCCCAATGCGCTGGGAGAAGGGCGCTTTGCCGCGGCCGACTTCCTCCGAGAGATTCAGGCCCTGGCCGCAAACTTTGAAACAATCCGGATTGACGGAACCGACTATCGGCAGCGTGATCTTGAGGGGCACGCTAAAACCACCGATGTGGCGGAGTACGAGGGTATCCTTGAGGCAGAGCAGGTATTAGGGAAAAATGTGACCAGCGATTCCTTTTCTTCCCTCATGAGTCATCTCGCTAAGATTCACCCATCGAGTTTTGTTCGCCTTCTCGATGGTATTGACGTGATCGGAATCACCGATGTAACGGAGCTTGACGATCAGACCGGTGCGTTACGCTTAGTGGCCTTTATCGATCGTGTTTACGATGCCCAAATACCTATTGTTGCTACGGGGGTATCCCTTGACCAGGTCTTTGGTGGGGGCATGCTCAGCGGGGGTTATCGTAAAAAATACCTGCGCTCCATGTCGCGTATGAACGCTCTGACCGCTGAAATATAG
- a CDS encoding multidrug efflux SMR transporter — translation MSWIILVVSGVLEAVWATALGKSEGFTKPLPTVIFGVALVVSMGGLAVAMRHIETGTAYAVWVGIGASLTVIYSMVTGDSSVSLVKVLLLIGLVGCIVGLKVVSE, via the coding sequence GTGTCGTGGATTATTCTTGTTGTTTCGGGGGTCTTAGAAGCGGTGTGGGCAACCGCTCTCGGAAAATCCGAAGGCTTTACAAAACCGCTACCCACGGTTATTTTTGGTGTCGCGTTGGTGGTCAGCATGGGAGGGCTAGCCGTGGCTATGCGCCACATCGAGACGGGAACGGCATACGCCGTGTGGGTTGGCATCGGTGCCTCACTGACCGTTATCTACTCGATGGTCACCGGAGATTCAAGCGTCTCGCTCGTTAAGGTTCTGCTTCTTATTGGTCTGGTCGGGTGCATTGTGGGGCTTAAAGTTGTTTCCGAGTAA
- a CDS encoding sulfurtransferase — protein MSIEIDTAAAHAGYARPERLVSTEWLEKNLGREGLVVVESDEDVLLYETGHIPGAVKIDWHTDLNDPIMRDFVNGEEFSRIMSEKGISRDSTVVIYGDKSNWWAAYALWIFSLFGHKDVRLLNGGRDKWIVEGRPLTTEVSPRPVSDYPVIQRNDSLLRAYKDDVLKNLGKPLIDVRGPDEYTGKRTTMPDYPEEGALRAGHIPTAASIPWAKAAAEDGTFRSPEELNQLYRTGAGLSDNDEIIVYCRIGERSSHTWFVLTHLLGFDRVRNYDGSWTEWGSSVGVPIVQGEARGTVPA, from the coding sequence ATGTCCATTGAAATAGATACAGCCGCGGCACACGCTGGCTATGCACGACCTGAACGCCTGGTCAGCACCGAATGGCTAGAGAAAAACCTGGGCCGTGAGGGTCTTGTTGTTGTGGAATCGGACGAGGACGTACTCCTCTACGAAACTGGGCACATCCCCGGGGCAGTCAAAATTGACTGGCACACGGATCTGAATGATCCCATCATGCGCGATTTTGTGAACGGCGAAGAATTTTCTCGAATAATGAGCGAGAAGGGAATCAGCCGCGATAGCACCGTGGTGATCTACGGCGACAAAAGTAATTGGTGGGCTGCTTATGCCCTGTGGATATTCTCCCTCTTTGGCCATAAGGATGTCCGGCTCCTCAACGGCGGCCGCGATAAGTGGATTGTCGAGGGACGCCCCCTCACAACAGAAGTTTCCCCGAGGCCCGTCTCGGACTATCCCGTTATTCAACGTAACGACTCCCTGTTGCGCGCCTATAAAGACGACGTTCTCAAAAACTTAGGGAAGCCCCTCATCGACGTTCGTGGACCAGACGAGTACACAGGCAAACGCACGACCATGCCAGACTACCCGGAAGAGGGAGCACTCCGCGCGGGTCACATTCCCACCGCTGCGAGCATTCCCTGGGCAAAGGCCGCTGCCGAAGATGGAACGTTCCGCAGCCCGGAAGAGCTTAACCAGCTCTATCGCACGGGTGCAGGCCTCAGCGACAATGACGAAATTATCGTTTATTGCCGCATCGGCGAGCGTTCGAGTCACACCTGGTTTGTCCTCACGCACCTCCTGGGCTTCGACAGGGTGCGCAATTACGACGGTTCGTGGACCGAGTGGGGCAGCTCCGTCGGAGTTCCAATCGTCCAGGGCGAGGCCCGTGGAACGGTGCCCGCCTAA
- a CDS encoding alpha/beta fold hydrolase has translation MRRIKATWIWSTAVVAGTVALVGGAFGAIALGFARAVVVPPRKKENDIRIVASDLLAETVTLSVTADSVLPGQYTLVSGKGGVDISRVGKVLHTDGHTVTRHLLTVDRGSPRPGTHARISGWYYLTPAELGYEVREVQINTEVGDAPAWWVPHAKDRGRWAIHVHGRGVQRGETIRGVPPFYESGYSNLLISYRNDGEAPPSGDGHSSLGQTEWRDVESAIDFAVKNGAKGIVLFGWSMGGAVVLQTLLRAKNRHLIRGVVLDSPVVDWSETLRSLGRELHLPRPIQNWVLGLLRTGWYRLKHRAPIDLDSLNLVRRADLLTVPILLLHSDDDGYVVSGPSRQLAEARPDLVTFVPFVVARHAKLWNYDRALWTQTIREWLTALK, from the coding sequence ATGCGCAGAATAAAAGCGACCTGGATCTGGAGTACAGCCGTTGTAGCGGGAACTGTAGCCCTGGTGGGAGGTGCTTTTGGGGCGATTGCACTCGGTTTTGCCAGGGCAGTGGTTGTGCCCCCGAGGAAAAAAGAGAACGACATTCGTATTGTCGCTTCAGACCTGCTAGCAGAGACGGTGACGCTCAGCGTTACTGCAGACTCCGTGCTTCCCGGGCAATACACTCTCGTTTCGGGCAAAGGTGGTGTGGATATCAGCCGTGTTGGTAAAGTACTCCACACTGATGGCCATACGGTGACCCGGCATCTCCTCACGGTTGATCGGGGGTCACCCCGTCCTGGAACGCACGCTCGCATCAGCGGCTGGTATTATCTCACCCCGGCGGAACTCGGTTATGAGGTGAGGGAGGTGCAGATTAATACTGAGGTGGGGGATGCTCCCGCCTGGTGGGTTCCCCATGCGAAGGATCGCGGACGGTGGGCTATACACGTTCACGGTCGCGGCGTACAGCGAGGGGAAACTATCCGCGGGGTTCCCCCGTTCTACGAGAGCGGATATAGCAACCTGCTGATCTCCTACCGCAACGATGGCGAAGCTCCACCGAGTGGTGATGGGCACTCTTCCCTGGGACAAACGGAGTGGCGTGATGTTGAGAGCGCCATAGATTTTGCGGTGAAAAACGGAGCAAAAGGTATTGTTTTGTTTGGGTGGTCAATGGGCGGGGCGGTTGTGCTTCAGACACTGCTGCGTGCAAAAAATCGACACCTTATTAGGGGAGTGGTGCTTGACTCTCCAGTGGTGGACTGGAGCGAGACTCTCAGAAGTTTGGGTCGTGAACTTCACCTCCCCAGACCGATCCAAAACTGGGTTCTGGGGTTATTGCGCACCGGGTGGTATCGTCTGAAGCACCGTGCACCGATTGATCTCGACTCGCTTAACCTGGTCAGACGAGCCGATTTACTCACGGTCCCCATCCTGCTGCTGCACAGCGATGACGACGGGTACGTTGTGTCGGGACCCTCGCGACAGCTGGCGGAGGCTCGTCCAGATCTGGTAACCTTTGTGCCCTTCGTAGTCGCGCGACACGCGAAGCTCTGGAACTACGATCGTGCACTCTGGACTCAGACTATTCGTGAGTGGCTTACCGCATTAAAATAG